One genomic window of Panicum hallii strain FIL2 chromosome 6, PHallii_v3.1, whole genome shotgun sequence includes the following:
- the LOC112897635 gene encoding uncharacterized protein LOC112897635 produces the protein MVDVDRRMAGLTPAAHAAGLRRLSTRAAAGASSAAASPRHGLHSFAPLAAAVLAHLRASGVAVLPGLTELELARAEAELGFAFPPDLRAVLAAGLPSGPGFPDWRTRAGLRSAFDLPIAAASLQIARGALWPRCWGPRPADPDRALRLARSAIRRAPLLVPLFDRCFLPCRPCLAGNPVFFVTDDRVLCCGLDVLHFFTRDTCFQPLDPRAPPSSVAQHGEAAAATPCTRRSLDAACGGAAPRWIEFWSDAASDRRRRDSSSSEASTASSLSSGCASPPPPVAARRSRTPHWVDAYLDRLGSVLRQGGWRDTEVTEMVEVAAAGVFDGEEGAAPPAADPDAVLDALLLKADRCSDSLRRAGWSSEDVSDALGLDLRRCKERPRPAVRIPPEIAVKVERLAQSVARR, from the coding sequence ATGGTGGACGTGGACCGCCGGATGGCCGGCCTGACCCCGGCGGCGCACGCGGCGGGGCTGAGGCGCCTGTCCacgcgcgccgcggcgggggcCTCGTCGGCGGCGGCCTCCCCGCGGCACGGCTTGCACTCCTTCGCCCCGCTCGCGGCCGCGGTGCTGGCGCACCTCCGGGCGTCCGGGGTGGCCGTGCTCCCGGGGCTCACGGAGCTCGAGCTGGCGCGCGCCGAGGCCGAGCTGGGGTTCGCGTTCCCGCCCGACCTCCGCGCGGTGCTCGCCGCGGGGCTCCCCTCGGGGCCCGGGTTCCCGGACTGGCGCACCCGCGCGGGGCTCCGGTCCGCCTTCGACCTGCCCATCGCCGCGGCGTCGCTGCAGATCGCGCGCGGCGCGCTGTGGCCGCGCTGCTGGGGCCCCCGCCCCGCCGACCCGGACCGCGCGCTGCGGCTGGCGCGCTCCGCCAtccgccgcgcgccgctgctCGTGCCGCTCTTCGACCGCTGCTTCCTGCCCTGCCGTCCCTGCCTGGCGGGCAACCCGGTGTTCTTCGTCACCGACGACCGCGTCCTCTGCTGCGGCCTCGACGTGCTCCACTTCTTCACCAGGGACACCTGCTTCCAGCCGCTGGACccgcgggcgccgccgtcgtcggTGGCGCAGCAcggcgaggccgccgccgcgacgccgTGCACGCGCCGCAGCCTCGAtgcggcctgcggcggcgcggccccgcGCTGGATCGAGTTCTGGAGCGACGCGGCgtccgaccgccgccgccgcgactcGTCCTCCTCGGAGGCCTCCACCGCGTCGTCGCTGTCCTCCGGGtgcgcgtcgccgccgccgccggtggcggCCAGGCGGTCGAGGACCCCGCACTGGGTGGACGCCTACCTGGACCGGCTCGGCTCCGTGCTGCGGCAGGGCGGGTGGAGGGACACGGAGGTGACGGAGATGGTCGAGGTGGCGGCCGCCGGGGTGTTCGACGgcgaggagggggcggcgcccCCCGCGGCCGACCCCGACGCGGTGCTCGACGCGCTGCTGCTCAAAGCCGACCGGTGCTCCGACTCGCTCCGGCGCGCCGGGTGGAGCTCCGAGGACGTCTCGGACGCGCTCGGGCTCGACCTCCGGCGGTGCAAGGAGCGGCCGCGGCCCGCCGTGCGGATACCGCCGGAGATCGCCGTCAAGGTTGAGCGGCTCGCGCAGTCGGTGGCGCGCCGCTGA